A window of Candidatus Nitrospira allomarina genomic DNA:
CTATCGTGGCAAAAGAACGTGGTATTGAAGTTAAGGAAGTGAAGAGTAGTGATGCCGGAGACTTCTCCAGTTTAATCCGGATCAAAGTCGAAGCTGGTTCTCAAACGTATTCCCTGGGTGGAACTCTTTTTCATCGTCAAGAACCGCGTTTTGTCGAAATAAACCAATTTCAGGTTGAGGTGGTGTCGGAAGGCCAAATGATTTTGATCGATAACGTGGATCGCCCCGGGGTAATTGGTATGGTTGGTCAGATTTTAGGCCAGCATGATGTCAACATTGCCAGGATGCAATGCGCCAGAGTCGAGCGTGGTGCATCAGCACTGCTGATTATTGGTCTGGATGCCCCGCTTGCTTCCGCCGTGTTGGATCTTCTCAAGAAAGAAAAAGATATTCTGTCCGTCCGCATGGTTGATCTCAGCTAGCTTGACGGCTTCTTTCTGCAGACTATCTTAGCCAAACTTTTCGAGTTGGCAGGTTCGCTTCCATACGCCTCATGAAACCACTCCGCTCGCTTATTCCCATTGGTACAGCTACATTACTTCCCCATACGGCGCAAAGCGTCCGGTGGTTGGAAGAGCAATTGTTGGCTCATTGTTCCACCTGGGGCTATCAGGAAATCATTCTCCCCACCTTTGAGTATCTTGATGTATTAGCCGTGGGCTTGGCTCCTGAAATCCTGGAGAAATGCTATAAATTTGCGGATTGGGGGTCAGGCCGAATTCTGGTCTTGCGACCTGATGCGACCGCTCAGATTGCTCGGATGGTGGCCATGGGCCTCGGAGGAAATGCTCTTCCCTTGCGGTTTTCCTATCGGACCACAGTTTTTCGGTATGAACCGGAACATCGTGGACGGGACCGTGAAGTATTTCAGGTCGGATTTGAACTGCTTGGCAAGGATACTTCTCAAAGTGATGCTGAAGTCGTGACTTTATTGGCGGGGCTTCTGGGACGAATTGGGTTGCCAGAATGGAAAATTTCTCTTGGTCATGTCGGATTTTTTAAGGCGTTGTTGGCCCAATCCGGTTTGTCTCTCAGTGGGCGAAAGCAGGCAGAAATTGCGGCAGCCCATAAAGACCTTCCTCAGCTTGAAAAAATTTTAGAGACTGAACGGTTATCTCGTTCCAAGGTAAAGGACATATTGCAGGTGCCCGAACGGTACGGCCGTGACGAAGTGCTGGAATGGGGAATGCGAATTGCCGGGAAGGATGCGCAATTGCTTAAGCCCTTACAACGTCTGATGCAGGTGTACCGGCAATTAATCGCAAACGGCGTGCAAGATCATATTCTTTTGGACCTTGGGGAGTTTCGTGGTTTTGACTATTACGATGGTGTCGTGTTTGATGTTTTTACCTCTACGTTCGGCAGTGAAATCGGTGGAGGAGGGCGTTACAATCATTTGGTTGGGCGGTTTGGCCGGAACCTTTCTGCCATTGGATTAGGGTTGGATTTGGACCGCGTGTTTTCCGCCTTGGAGCGGGGAGGAAAGGTGGGCGGCAATGGATTGAAGTCTGTCAGAATTTTTACTTCTCCTCTTCAGTCCGAGGCATCCTTTGCTCTTGCTCAGCGATTACGGGGGGCTGGGATTTGTGTGATTGAAGAAATGATAGAAGGTTCTCCAAAATCGGCTTTGAGCTGGGTTACCAAAGCTGTTCGGCGTCGAGGGGTGCCGTGTGCAATGATTTTTGAAGAAAAGACATCCACCCCGCAATCGGTGCTCTTATTAGAATTCACCTCTTTTTCTCAAAGGCCCCGGCAAACCCGGATGCTAGTTCAAGAACTTCCTCAACGGTTACAAGCATTCAGCCATGGCAATATCTGAAGCGCCAGAGATTCGAGTCCCTCCCCAAAATCTCGAAGCGGAACAATCCGTTCTTGGCGCCATTCTTCTTGATAATGCGGCGCTTAATCGAGCGATGGAAATCTTGTCGGAGGATGACTTTTATCGAACGGGCAACCGGATCGTGTACCGTGGCATGGTGGCATTGTCAGAGAGGAATCAACCTGTTGATCAAATTACTCTGACAGACTATTTGCGAGGGACCGGCGAACTCGACCAGATCGGGGGCGCTTCGTATATTGCAGAAATCGTACAGGTGGTTCCCAGTGCCGCCAATATCCGTTATCACAGTAATATTGTTCGAGATAAATCCTTGCTTCGTGGCCTTGTTCAAACTGCCACCGAGGTGGCCATGCGAGGCTATGAGGGGACGACGGGGACGAATGAACTCCTTGAATTTGCCGAACGGGAAATTTTTCGATTGGCCCAGGGGCATTTGGGAGGAACTTTTGCGCCTGTCAGTAGTATCATTAAGGATAGTGTTGAGATTGTTGACCGGTTGTATAGCCGAAAAGAACGGATCACCGGAGTGCCCACCGGCTTTTCGGACTTGGATAATATGCTGGCTGGGCTTCAACCATCTGATTTAATTATCGTGGCGGGTAGGCCGAGTATGGGGAAGACCAGTTTGGCCTTGGGGATGGTCGAGTATGCTTCTCTTCGATCCAATGCCGTAGTCGGAATCTTTAGTTTAGAGATGTCTCGTGCGCAGCTGGTTTTGCGTATGTTGAGTTCCCAGGCGTTGTTAGACTCTCATGCTCTCCGGACTGGACAGTTAACCAAACATGATTGGGTAGCCTTAACTGAGGCAGCGAGTCGGCTGGAGCAGGCCAGGATTTTCATAGACGATTCTGGAAATTTAACTCTTCAGCAAATGCGAGGGAAGGCTCGACGGTTGAAAGCCGAGCATGGGTTGGACCTCCTCGTGGTCGATTATTTGCAATTGATGGAAGGGCGTGGAGATTCAGAATCTCGTCAACAAGAAATTTCGGATATTTCCCGGGCCTTGAAAGGATTGGCAAAAGAATTGAATATTCCTGTGATTGCCCTTTCTCAGTTAAGCCGGGCGGTGGAAAATCGAAAACCGCCCATCCCCGTGCTGGCTGATTTGCGCGAGTCGGGTGCGATTGAGCAAGATGCCGATGTGGTGATGTTTATCTATCGCGAGGAGGTCTATGAGCCTGATACTGAGCAGAAAGGCATTGCGCAAATCCTGGTGAGAAAACATCGGAATGGACCGATTGGAGAAGTGGATCTGCAATTTCATGACCGGTATGCCAAATTTAATAACTTAACGAGAGAGAGACAGGCTGGTATAGTATAAAGAAATTGTTGAGGGACGGTATATGAATTCTACAACTGTGCAAGCTATGGCGAAGAAGGTTAGGTCAGGACGGACATTCCCAATGTGGTTGGGTCGTCTGAGAACCCTTTTGTGGGGAATTCCACTGCTGGTGGTGTCCTGCGGGACAGCTCCCCCTCCCACTTTGAATGGACAGGAAGCGTCCATGGCGACGCGGGAAACTGTCCACCCTCAGGCCTACTATCACTTCCTTCGAGGTTCCCTTGCCGAGTTGAATAACAATGCCACAACAGCTTTAGAGGAATACCAGGCAGGTATGGCATTTGACGGGAATTCGAATTTTTTGAAATTTCGCCTTGCCAAACTGCACTTCTCGATGTCGCATCTGACTGAAGCCGTGGACCTAGCAAAACAAATCCCTGTGTCGGAAATTTCTCAGGCGGCAATGTTTTTCGATTTGGCGAAAATTTTTGCCGGGGGAGGGGATATCGGACGGGCCGTGGAAATTTTGTCTGAAGGGGAACGACACTTTCCTCAGGATGAACGGATATACATTTCTCATGGGACTCTTTTGTTAAATATCAAAGAGCTTCAAATGGCTGAAAATGTATTCCATGATTTATTGGTTCATGTCCCGGGCTCCGCTGAAGCCCATTATTATTTGGGGGTGATTGCTCTGGAGGCGAAAACGAAACAAGAAGCCAAGGAACATTTTCAGGACGCCATTGCTCTTCATCCCACCTTTGAAAGGGCGTACCTGAAGTTAGTGGCCATTTCCGAAGAAGCAGAGGAGCCCCAGGTGGCTATTGACCTTTTGGAGCGCTACTTGATTGAAGTAAATCCGCATCACCGGGAATTCCGGTTGCGTGTTATTCGGCTGTATATTGGCCAACATAACACGGACAAGGCTTTGGACCATTTGGATTATTTTCTTCAGCAAAACCCAGATGATTTGCATGCGCAGATTCTTAAGGCTCAAATTTATGGTGAAATGGGGAATTTCCCAGCTGCAATTGAGCAGTTGAACGCCATCTTGCGCGTGAGACCTAACGAATTGCGCGTTCGCGACTTTCTGGGATTGTTATATGAGGAAGTGAAGGATTATGAGCGCGCGATTCAGGCCTATCGAACGAATGTCCAAATGGACGACACTTTTTTTGATAGTATTCTGCATTTAGGCTTTGTGTCCTATCGGTTAAAACGCAACCAGGAAGCTCTCTCGTATTTGGATCAGGCCGTTAGCCTCAATCCTAAGCGGCCGGAGCCATATTTATTACTGGGGCTGACCCATTTTCAAATGGAAGAATATCACAAGGCCAAGGCCAGATTAGAGGAGGGTATTCACCATGACCCCTCAAATGCCGAACTCCATTTTAATTTAGGCACGGTCTATGACAAATTAGACCATTTCGATAATGTGGTTCGGGAAATGGAACAGGCTTTGGAGTTGGATCCGGAACATGCGGATGCCTTGAATTATTTGGGGTATAGCTATGCCGATCGTGGCATCAAGGGGGAGCAGGCCTTGTCCCTTACGCAACGTGCCGTCGCCTTAAAACCGAATAATGGGTATTACGTAGATAGTTTAGCTTGGGCACTCTATAAGCTGGGACGTATTGAAGAAGCACTGGAAACGATTCAACGAGCGGTCTCTTTAGTGTCCGATGATCCTGTTATTTATGAACATTTGGGGGATATTTTCTTAAAGCAAGACGAGCGAAATAAGGCACGAGAGGCCTGGCTTCATTCACTGCAACTCGATTCAACAAATAAGTTGCTGGGCAAGCGGTTTCGTGAGGCCGGTTTTGGGGAGCCGATTCCTACCCTTTCCCATCAGTCTACCCTGGCTCCCTAGGTTCTCGTCATTCTAGATATTTCGCTGTGATTTAGCCAATAAATTTATCAAGTGATACCTCCAGTTCATTATAAAAGGTGGTATGAGCCTTCTTGATAGGTTCCATGTCTGATTCATTTTCAGCCGCTGATTCTTAAGATTTGCTTTCTTTCTGGCGAATAATCTAGTCACGCCTTTTTGTATTTGCCTTGCATGA
This region includes:
- the dnaB gene encoding replicative DNA helicase, with the protein product MAISEAPEIRVPPQNLEAEQSVLGAILLDNAALNRAMEILSEDDFYRTGNRIVYRGMVALSERNQPVDQITLTDYLRGTGELDQIGGASYIAEIVQVVPSAANIRYHSNIVRDKSLLRGLVQTATEVAMRGYEGTTGTNELLEFAEREIFRLAQGHLGGTFAPVSSIIKDSVEIVDRLYSRKERITGVPTGFSDLDNMLAGLQPSDLIIVAGRPSMGKTSLALGMVEYASLRSNAVVGIFSLEMSRAQLVLRMLSSQALLDSHALRTGQLTKHDWVALTEAASRLEQARIFIDDSGNLTLQQMRGKARRLKAEHGLDLLVVDYLQLMEGRGDSESRQQEISDISRALKGLAKELNIPVIALSQLSRAVENRKPPIPVLADLRESGAIEQDADVVMFIYREEVYEPDTEQKGIAQILVRKHRNGPIGEVDLQFHDRYAKFNNLTRERQAGIV
- a CDS encoding tetratricopeptide repeat protein encodes the protein MATRETVHPQAYYHFLRGSLAELNNNATTALEEYQAGMAFDGNSNFLKFRLAKLHFSMSHLTEAVDLAKQIPVSEISQAAMFFDLAKIFAGGGDIGRAVEILSEGERHFPQDERIYISHGTLLLNIKELQMAENVFHDLLVHVPGSAEAHYYLGVIALEAKTKQEAKEHFQDAIALHPTFERAYLKLVAISEEAEEPQVAIDLLERYLIEVNPHHREFRLRVIRLYIGQHNTDKALDHLDYFLQQNPDDLHAQILKAQIYGEMGNFPAAIEQLNAILRVRPNELRVRDFLGLLYEEVKDYERAIQAYRTNVQMDDTFFDSILHLGFVSYRLKRNQEALSYLDQAVSLNPKRPEPYLLLGLTHFQMEEYHKAKARLEEGIHHDPSNAELHFNLGTVYDKLDHFDNVVREMEQALELDPEHADALNYLGYSYADRGIKGEQALSLTQRAVALKPNNGYYVDSLAWALYKLGRIEEALETIQRAVSLVSDDPVIYEHLGDIFLKQDERNKAREAWLHSLQLDSTNKLLGKRFREAGFGEPIPTLSHQSTLAP
- the hisZ gene encoding ATP phosphoribosyltransferase regulatory subunit is translated as MKPLRSLIPIGTATLLPHTAQSVRWLEEQLLAHCSTWGYQEIILPTFEYLDVLAVGLAPEILEKCYKFADWGSGRILVLRPDATAQIARMVAMGLGGNALPLRFSYRTTVFRYEPEHRGRDREVFQVGFELLGKDTSQSDAEVVTLLAGLLGRIGLPEWKISLGHVGFFKALLAQSGLSLSGRKQAEIAAAHKDLPQLEKILETERLSRSKVKDILQVPERYGRDEVLEWGMRIAGKDAQLLKPLQRLMQVYRQLIANGVQDHILLDLGEFRGFDYYDGVVFDVFTSTFGSEIGGGGRYNHLVGRFGRNLSAIGLGLDLDRVFSALERGGKVGGNGLKSVRIFTSPLQSEASFALAQRLRGAGICVIEEMIEGSPKSALSWVTKAVRRRGVPCAMIFEEKTSTPQSVLLLEFTSFSQRPRQTRMLVQELPQRLQAFSHGNI